From the Gallaecimonas kandeliae genome, one window contains:
- a CDS encoding F0F1 ATP synthase subunit delta, producing MELSWSTFLLEGINFLVLIWILKRFLYGPVLAVMARRRAAIEAQLAEAQSRQQQAEAMSVQYQGRLADWEKERQRLKAALALELDAQKQRHQAALEEELAASRAQAQAADARQEAQRRRQQELQALAQGATFASRLLAKAAGPELEARLFELLLAGLAGLDEQQQAALAGQGAVQLASAYPLPEAARARLEAELARLLGQKPALNYREQPELLAGFELKLGDWLLEANLREELRGLAELDHG from the coding sequence TTGGAACTGAGCTGGTCGACTTTCCTGCTGGAAGGCATCAACTTCCTGGTACTGATCTGGATCCTGAAACGCTTCCTCTACGGCCCCGTGCTGGCGGTCATGGCCAGGCGCCGCGCCGCCATAGAGGCCCAGCTGGCCGAGGCCCAGTCCCGCCAGCAGCAGGCCGAGGCCATGAGCGTCCAGTACCAGGGGCGCCTGGCCGACTGGGAGAAGGAGCGGCAGCGGTTGAAGGCAGCCTTGGCCCTGGAGCTGGATGCCCAGAAGCAAAGGCACCAGGCTGCCCTCGAAGAGGAGCTGGCAGCAAGCCGGGCCCAGGCCCAGGCTGCTGATGCCCGCCAGGAGGCCCAGCGCCGGCGCCAACAGGAACTCCAGGCCCTTGCCCAGGGGGCAACCTTTGCCAGCCGGCTGCTGGCCAAGGCCGCAGGGCCCGAGCTGGAAGCGAGGCTCTTCGAACTGCTGCTGGCCGGCCTGGCGGGGCTCGATGAGCAGCAGCAGGCCGCCCTGGCCGGCCAGGGAGCTGTGCAGCTGGCCAGCGCCTATCCGCTGCCCGAGGCGGCAAGGGCCAGGCTGGAGGCCGAGCTGGCCCGGCTCCTTGGCCAAAAGCCGGCGCTTAACTACCGGGAGCAGCCCGAGCTGCTGGCCGGCTTCGAGCTCAAGTTGGGGGACTGGCTGCTGGAGGCCAACCTGCGTGAGGAGCTGCGCGGCCTGGCGGAGCTGGACCATGGCTAG
- the atpE gene encoding ATP synthase F0 subunit C translates to MPDLTAFTLASTVAAVLAMALGAMLPALAMGLAISKALDALARQPEAEKAIMRTLFIGLAMIESLAIYVLVIVLIVLFRNPLLEYLIK, encoded by the coding sequence ATGCCCGATTTAACCGCCTTTACCCTGGCCTCGACGGTGGCCGCCGTGCTGGCCATGGCCCTGGGGGCCATGCTGCCGGCCCTGGCCATGGGCCTGGCCATCTCCAAGGCCCTGGACGCCCTGGCCCGCCAACCCGAGGCGGAGAAGGCCATCATGCGCACCCTCTTTATCGGCCTGGCCATGATCGAATCCCTGGCCATCTATGTGCTGGTGATAGTGCTGATCGTGCTGTTCCGTAATCCCTTGCTGGAATACCTGATCAAGTAG
- a CDS encoding F0F1 ATP synthase subunit A — protein MEPESVLLTLGPLAITDTVVTTWGIMALLWLLAWLASRRLADSPGLWQTALEAVVATMEEAVLAVTPRFGKQILPFVASLWVFLVLANLCGLVPGLHSPTRDLSATGALALLVFLASHWYGIRLQGPRAYFRHYLAPSPILLPFHLISEVSRTLALAVRLFGNIMSLEMAALLILLVAGFLAPVPILMLHIVEALVQAYIFGMLALIYVAGGLESQQERQAREE, from the coding sequence ATGGAACCCGAATCCGTCCTGCTGACCCTGGGCCCCCTGGCCATCACAGATACGGTGGTGACCACCTGGGGCATCATGGCGCTGCTCTGGCTGCTGGCCTGGCTGGCCAGCCGGCGCCTTGCCGACAGCCCCGGCCTCTGGCAGACAGCCCTGGAGGCGGTGGTGGCCACCATGGAGGAGGCGGTGCTGGCCGTCACCCCCCGTTTCGGCAAGCAGATCCTGCCTTTCGTGGCCAGCCTCTGGGTGTTCCTGGTGCTGGCCAACCTCTGCGGCCTGGTGCCTGGCCTGCATTCACCGACCCGGGATCTGTCAGCCACCGGCGCCCTGGCATTGCTGGTGTTCCTGGCCAGCCACTGGTACGGCATCCGCCTCCAGGGCCCCAGGGCCTACTTCCGCCACTACCTGGCCCCCAGCCCCATTTTGTTGCCCTTCCATCTCATCAGCGAGGTCAGCCGCACCCTGGCCCTGGCGGTGCGGCTGTTCGGCAACATCATGAGCCTGGAGATGGCGGCGCTGCTGATCCTGCTGGTGGCCGGCTTCCTGGCCCCCGTGCCCATCTTGATGCTGCACATCGTCGAGGCCCTGGTTCAGGCCTATATTTTCGGCATGCTGGCGCTGATCTACGTCGCCGGCGGCCTGGAATCACAACAAGAGCGCCAAGCGCGGGAGGAATAG
- a CDS encoding AtpZ/AtpI family protein — MTDKESLRRQVERQAKRMKKAEQERSGLIGQTVYIGTLGLIFVLPVVAGAYLGHWLDGLVAGYSVRWTLSLILLGVFVGAVNVYLFVRD, encoded by the coding sequence ATGACGGACAAGGAAAGCCTGCGCCGCCAGGTGGAGCGCCAGGCAAAGCGCATGAAGAAGGCAGAGCAGGAGCGCTCCGGCCTTATCGGCCAGACCGTCTACATCGGCACCCTGGGGCTCATCTTCGTGCTGCCGGTGGTGGCCGGCGCCTACCTGGGGCACTGGCTGGACGGCCTGGTGGCGGGCTACTCGGTGCGTTGGACCCTGAGCCTGATCCTGTTGGGGGTCTTTGTCGGCGCCGTCAACGTCTACTTGTTCGTGAGGGACTGA
- a CDS encoding F0F1 ATP synthase subunit epsilon, translating into MKGFELRLLDTGGTRTITGVSRFVGEDGSGSFGILPGHGRFMASLVMGLARFRVQEGGWQYLALPGALLYFQGGRLTLVSRHYLLDDDYNRISEALARQLLAEEEKLHGIKESLERMEEALMKRLWEMGRR; encoded by the coding sequence ATGAAGGGCTTCGAGCTCAGGCTGCTGGACACCGGCGGCACCAGGACCATCACCGGCGTGAGCCGCTTCGTCGGCGAGGACGGCTCCGGCTCCTTCGGCATCCTGCCCGGCCATGGCCGCTTCATGGCCAGCCTGGTGATGGGCCTCGCCAGATTCCGGGTGCAGGAGGGGGGCTGGCAGTACCTGGCCCTGCCCGGGGCCCTGCTCTATTTCCAGGGCGGCCGCCTGACCCTGGTCAGCCGCCACTACCTGCTGGATGACGACTACAACCGCATCAGCGAGGCCCTGGCCCGGCAGCTGCTGGCCGAGGAGGAGAAGCTGCACGGCATCAAGGAGAGCCTGGAGCGGATGGAGGAGGCGCTGATGAAGCGGCTCTGGGAAATGGGGCGACGCTGA
- the atpD gene encoding F0F1 ATP synthase subunit beta: MDGSQRPVGHIEEVHGPVVVIACEALPPLRQALCAHLDHETYLFEVHQHLDGRHLRAITLHRSAGLSRGMPVFDTGAPLHVPVSPDCLGRLLNIFGEPLDGGPPLPRQAFRNVHERPMPLFEACGTGEVLQTGIKVIDLLCPFVKGGKTGLFGGAGVGKTVLIMEFMHAVAALHKGVSVFAGVGERIREGHELWHAIKDAGVLPQTLMLFGQMDESPGVRFRVGLSALSYAEYLRDSLHKEVLFVMDNIFRFVQAGSEVSSLLGRMPATVGYQPTLTTEVAEMEDRILSSRRGAITSVQAVYVPADDMTDPAVNTILSHLDTRVILSRSQAGKGIYPAVDPLQSSSKMMDRHTLGERHHGIAEGVREQLARYQELEDIITMLGVEELSLADQQTVKRARKLQRYLTQPFWATAAHTGMAGVSVPLEKTLADCEAFLLGRHDELPEEQCYMRGALEAAP; the protein is encoded by the coding sequence ATGGACGGGAGCCAGAGGCCGGTAGGCCATATCGAGGAGGTCCATGGCCCTGTGGTGGTCATCGCCTGCGAGGCGCTGCCGCCCCTGCGCCAGGCCCTCTGCGCCCACCTGGATCACGAGACCTACCTCTTCGAGGTGCACCAGCACCTGGACGGCCGCCATCTGCGGGCCATCACCCTGCACCGCAGCGCCGGCCTCAGCCGCGGCATGCCCGTCTTCGATACCGGGGCGCCGCTCCATGTGCCTGTCTCGCCGGATTGCCTCGGCCGGCTACTCAACATCTTCGGCGAGCCTTTGGATGGCGGCCCGCCCTTGCCAAGGCAGGCCTTTCGCAACGTCCACGAGAGGCCCATGCCGCTCTTCGAGGCCTGCGGCACAGGCGAGGTGCTGCAGACAGGCATCAAGGTCATCGACCTGCTCTGCCCCTTCGTCAAGGGCGGCAAGACGGGGCTCTTCGGCGGCGCCGGCGTCGGCAAGACGGTGTTGATCATGGAGTTCATGCACGCGGTGGCGGCGCTGCACAAAGGGGTGTCTGTGTTCGCCGGGGTTGGCGAGCGCATCCGCGAGGGCCACGAGCTCTGGCACGCCATCAAGGACGCCGGCGTCCTGCCCCAGACGCTGATGCTGTTCGGCCAGATGGACGAGTCACCTGGGGTGCGCTTTAGAGTCGGGCTCTCTGCCCTGAGCTACGCCGAATACCTGCGTGACAGCCTGCACAAGGAGGTGCTGTTCGTGATGGACAACATCTTCCGCTTCGTCCAGGCCGGCTCGGAGGTGTCGAGCCTGCTGGGGCGCATGCCGGCCACCGTCGGCTACCAGCCCACCCTCACCACCGAGGTGGCGGAGATGGAGGACAGGATCCTCTCCAGCCGCCGCGGCGCCATCACCTCGGTGCAGGCCGTCTATGTGCCGGCGGACGACATGACAGACCCCGCCGTCAACACCATCCTCAGCCATCTCGACACCCGCGTCATCCTCTCCCGCAGCCAGGCCGGCAAGGGCATCTACCCGGCCGTGGATCCCTTGCAGTCCTCCAGCAAGATGATGGACAGGCACACCCTGGGGGAACGTCACCACGGCATCGCCGAGGGAGTCAGGGAGCAGTTGGCCCGCTACCAGGAGCTGGAGGACATCATCACCATGCTGGGGGTGGAGGAACTCTCCCTGGCCGATCAGCAGACGGTCAAGCGGGCCCGCAAGCTGCAGCGCTACCTGACCCAACCCTTCTGGGCCACGGCCGCCCACACCGGCATGGCCGGCGTTTCTGTGCCGCTGGAAAAGACCCTGGCCGACTGCGAGGCCTTCCTGCTTGGCCGCCATGACGAGTTGCCGGAAGAGCAGTGTTATATGCGCGGTGCCCTGGAGGCGGCGCCATGA
- the hypF gene encoding carbamoyltransferase HypF, whose protein sequence is MAMDGKDAAAGTLAVEGVLGTALRVRGAVQGVGFRPFVYRLATQMGLAGSVHNGGDHVAIHLAAEGAVLERFCRRLVAEAPPHARIQALEQAPWHFEEAPSAFVVAPSQGWAAGALPPPDLACCPACLAELEASGDRRQGYPFINCSHCGPRYSLVAAMPYQRGATGMKAFALCPACESQYQDVLDRRFHAEPIACPSCGPRLWLQGPQGRIEGEPQALLAQCCLWLAQGKVLAIKGIGGFQLAVDARAPEAIARLRGRKQRPAKPLAVMVKDIDEARRYFTLSAEQIQLLQSRAAPIVLLPKVAALAPLPELLAPGQVHIGLMLAYSPLHWLLLAAFDGPLVMTSGNAKGAPLCTGNDQALADLAGLADAFLLHDRPILRRCDDSVLALEAGRPRLIRRARGYVPETLEMPGLEGAVLALGGDLKNAFCLTQGGQGLLSVHQGDLSHPQCLSALEEEIKALSALWGFKPRCIAVDAHPDYFSSRLGRRLAKDAGLPLVAVQHHHAHLAACLVENGRQGPALGIILDGLGYGDDGSLWGGELLLADLKGYRRLGRLKPFPLLGGDKANRQPWRNLLAQLDQAACLEAGQALVPALASLDAQALLKVAPKAMSTSSMGRLFDAVAALLGLAPLELSFEGEAAMKLEAQALSGREERCYPFDIAPVDGLWQLDPAPFWRSLLADLNAGLDRATAALGFHLGLAQSLAALVAKLRDEADFTAVALSGGVFQNALLAAELEQRLKGQGLEVLRHGLVPCNDGGLALGQAAVALACRGGA, encoded by the coding sequence ATGGCTATGGATGGGAAGGACGCTGCTGCCGGCACCCTGGCTGTGGAAGGGGTCCTTGGCACTGCGCTGCGGGTCAGGGGGGCGGTGCAGGGCGTGGGCTTCAGGCCCTTCGTCTACCGCCTGGCGACACAGATGGGCCTGGCAGGCTCTGTCCATAACGGCGGCGATCATGTGGCCATCCACCTGGCTGCCGAGGGCGCCGTGCTGGAGCGCTTTTGCCGGCGCCTGGTGGCCGAGGCGCCGCCTCATGCCCGGATCCAGGCCCTGGAGCAGGCCCCCTGGCATTTCGAGGAGGCGCCTTCTGCCTTCGTGGTGGCCCCCAGCCAGGGCTGGGCGGCCGGCGCCCTGCCGCCCCCGGATCTGGCCTGCTGCCCTGCCTGCCTGGCCGAGCTCGAGGCGTCTGGCGACCGCCGCCAGGGCTACCCCTTTATCAACTGCAGCCACTGCGGCCCCCGTTACAGCCTGGTGGCGGCCATGCCCTACCAGAGGGGCGCCACCGGCATGAAGGCCTTTGCCCTCTGCCCTGCCTGCGAGAGCCAGTACCAGGACGTCCTGGACAGGCGCTTCCATGCCGAGCCCATCGCCTGCCCAAGTTGCGGCCCCAGGCTCTGGCTGCAAGGACCACAGGGCCGTATCGAGGGCGAGCCCCAGGCACTGCTGGCCCAGTGCTGCCTTTGGCTGGCCCAGGGCAAGGTGCTGGCAATCAAGGGTATCGGCGGCTTCCAGCTGGCCGTGGATGCTCGCGCTCCCGAGGCCATAGCGCGGCTAAGGGGGCGCAAACAGCGGCCGGCCAAGCCCCTGGCGGTGATGGTCAAGGATATCGATGAGGCCAGGCGCTACTTCACGTTGAGCGCCGAGCAAATACAGCTGCTGCAAAGCCGCGCCGCCCCCATAGTGCTGCTGCCAAAGGTCGCCGCCCTGGCGCCGCTGCCTGAGCTGCTGGCCCCGGGTCAGGTCCATATCGGCCTGATGCTGGCCTACAGCCCCTTGCACTGGCTGCTGCTGGCGGCCTTCGACGGCCCCCTGGTGATGACCTCGGGCAACGCCAAAGGCGCGCCCCTTTGCACTGGCAACGACCAGGCCCTGGCCGATTTGGCTGGGTTGGCCGACGCCTTTTTGCTCCACGACAGGCCCATCTTGCGCCGCTGTGACGACTCTGTGTTGGCCTTGGAAGCAGGCCGGCCCCGCCTTATCCGCCGTGCCCGCGGCTATGTGCCTGAGACCCTTGAAATGCCTGGCCTTGAAGGCGCCGTGCTGGCCCTGGGGGGCGATCTCAAGAACGCCTTCTGCCTGACCCAGGGCGGCCAGGGGCTGTTGTCGGTACACCAGGGGGACCTTTCCCACCCCCAATGCCTCTCGGCCCTGGAAGAGGAGATAAAGGCTCTTTCTGCCCTCTGGGGCTTCAAGCCAAGATGCATCGCCGTCGATGCCCACCCCGACTATTTTTCCAGCCGCCTTGGCCGGCGCCTTGCCAAGGACGCCGGCCTGCCCCTGGTGGCGGTGCAGCACCACCATGCCCACCTGGCGGCCTGCCTGGTGGAAAACGGCCGCCAAGGGCCGGCCCTTGGCATCATCCTCGACGGCCTCGGCTATGGGGATGACGGCAGCCTCTGGGGCGGCGAGCTGCTGCTGGCGGATCTCAAAGGTTACCGTCGCCTCGGCCGCCTCAAACCCTTCCCGCTGCTGGGAGGGGACAAGGCCAATCGCCAGCCCTGGCGAAACCTGCTGGCCCAACTGGACCAGGCCGCTTGCCTCGAGGCCGGCCAGGCCCTGGTGCCGGCGCTTGCGAGCTTGGATGCCCAGGCGCTGCTGAAGGTGGCGCCCAAGGCCATGTCTACCTCTTCCATGGGCCGCCTCTTCGACGCCGTAGCGGCCTTGCTGGGGCTGGCGCCATTGGAGCTCAGTTTCGAAGGGGAGGCGGCCATGAAGCTTGAGGCCCAGGCCCTGAGCGGCCGGGAAGAGCGCTGCTATCCTTTTGATATCGCACCTGTTGATGGGCTCTGGCAGCTGGACCCGGCACCCTTTTGGCGCTCGTTGCTGGCCGACCTGAATGCCGGGTTGGACAGGGCCACGGCGGCCCTTGGCTTCCACCTCGGCCTGGCCCAGAGCCTGGCGGCCCTGGTGGCGAAGTTGCGGGATGAGGCGGATTTTACTGCTGTGGCGCTCAGCGGCGGCGTCTTCCAGAACGCCCTGCTGGCAGCCGAGCTGGAGCAGCGGCTCAAGGGCCAGGGGCTGGAGGTGCTGCGCCACGGCCTGGTGCCCTGCAACGATGGCGGCCTGGCATTGGGGCAGGCCGCCGTGGCCCTGGCCTGCAGGGGGGGAGCTTGA
- a CDS encoding hydrogenase maturation protease: protein MSLCILGIGNPLHGDDGFGQEALAQLAAYPWPEDTQLLDGGTGGVTLLPRLKGCQRLVLLDVGRGGKPGTVRHYRRLRPWALGDAGCLDHGGGAAELLALLALQQAPPQVDLVVVMGKRFKPYSPGLSPEVAAALPGLCHYLYHYLTGF from the coding sequence ATGAGTCTCTGTATCCTCGGCATTGGCAATCCCCTCCATGGAGATGACGGCTTCGGCCAGGAGGCCCTGGCCCAACTGGCCGCCTACCCCTGGCCGGAAGACACCCAACTGCTGGACGGCGGCACCGGCGGCGTCACCTTGTTGCCAAGGCTCAAGGGCTGCCAACGGCTGGTGCTGCTGGATGTGGGCCGGGGGGGCAAGCCTGGGACTGTGCGCCACTACCGGCGCTTGCGGCCCTGGGCCTTGGGGGACGCCGGCTGCCTGGACCACGGTGGTGGCGCCGCCGAGCTGCTGGCGCTGCTGGCCTTGCAGCAGGCGCCGCCCCAGGTGGATCTGGTGGTGGTGATGGGCAAGCGCTTCAAGCCCTATAGCCCTGGTCTGAGCCCCGAAGTGGCGGCCGCGCTGCCGGGGCTTTGCCATTACCTTTATCACTACCTAACGGGCTTCTAG
- a CDS encoding adenosylcobalamin-dependent ribonucleoside-diphosphate reductase encodes MQELARFVWESKYRQPGEKGIEDSWWRVARALASIEPHDQPGWAERFYEILAGFHFLPGGRILAGAGTARRVTLCNCFVMGLIEDEMAAIFEHLKEGALTLQQGGGIGLDFSTLRPAGSAGGACGTVASGPISFMKVWDAMCATLQSTGSRRGAMMATLRCDHPDILAFIDAKRDPAALRHFNLSVQVTDAFMAALAEGADWPLRFPAQGEELVRLPARELWQRLMQACYDSAEPGVLFIDRINSEDNLRYCEAISATNPCGEIPLPPYGACDLGSLNLTAFIQTPFGPQAHLDWPALEKAVALAVRMLDDVIDLSHYPLPAQEAQAKASRRIGLGVTGLGDVLLMLGLRYDSEAARDWAAALLRRIRDAAYQASIDLAAEKGPFPLFEAGPYLASPFVARLPEALKAGIAKQGIRNSHLLAMAPTGSISLLAGNLSSGIEPVFDFHHRRQVLTPGGGICFEVEDWAHALWRQGGAKALPGHFVTARQLSPRAHLAMVAALQPFVDNSISKTVNIPADYPFADFAALYQDAYRLGLKGCTCFRPNAVTSAVLSTDSEPCCQLEAP; translated from the coding sequence ATGCAGGAACTGGCCCGCTTCGTCTGGGAAAGCAAATACCGCCAGCCAGGAGAAAAGGGCATAGAGGACAGTTGGTGGCGGGTCGCCAGGGCCCTTGCCTCGATCGAGCCCCATGATCAGCCAGGCTGGGCCGAACGTTTTTATGAGATCCTGGCCGGCTTTCACTTCCTGCCCGGTGGCCGCATCTTGGCAGGCGCCGGCACGGCCAGGCGTGTCACCCTCTGCAACTGCTTCGTGATGGGACTCATCGAGGACGAGATGGCGGCCATCTTCGAGCACCTCAAGGAAGGGGCCCTGACGCTGCAACAGGGCGGTGGCATAGGCCTGGATTTTTCCACCCTGAGGCCGGCGGGCAGCGCCGGCGGCGCCTGTGGCACCGTCGCCTCTGGACCCATCTCCTTCATGAAGGTGTGGGACGCCATGTGCGCCACCTTGCAGTCCACCGGCAGCCGCCGCGGCGCCATGATGGCCACACTGCGCTGCGACCATCCCGACATCCTGGCCTTCATCGACGCCAAGCGCGATCCGGCAGCCCTGCGCCACTTCAACCTCTCGGTGCAGGTCACAGACGCCTTCATGGCCGCCTTGGCAGAGGGCGCCGACTGGCCGCTGCGCTTTCCGGCCCAAGGTGAGGAGCTGGTCAGGCTGCCTGCCCGCGAACTCTGGCAACGCTTGATGCAGGCCTGCTATGACAGCGCCGAGCCCGGGGTGCTTTTCATCGACCGCATCAACAGCGAGGACAACCTCCGCTACTGCGAGGCCATCTCGGCCACCAACCCCTGCGGCGAGATCCCTTTGCCGCCCTATGGCGCCTGCGATCTGGGTTCGCTCAACCTCACCGCCTTTATCCAGACCCCCTTCGGCCCCCAGGCCCACCTGGACTGGCCGGCCTTGGAAAAGGCGGTGGCCCTGGCGGTGCGGATGCTGGACGACGTCATTGACCTCTCCCACTACCCCTTGCCGGCCCAGGAGGCGCAGGCCAAGGCCTCGCGGCGCATCGGCCTCGGTGTCACCGGCCTTGGCGACGTCCTGCTGATGCTGGGGCTGCGCTATGACAGCGAGGCGGCGAGGGACTGGGCGGCGGCCCTGCTGCGGCGTATTCGCGATGCCGCCTACCAGGCCTCCATCGACCTTGCCGCCGAGAAGGGGCCTTTCCCCCTCTTCGAAGCCGGGCCCTATCTCGCCAGCCCCTTCGTGGCCAGGCTGCCAGAGGCCCTGAAAGCGGGCATAGCGAAGCAGGGCATTCGCAACAGCCATCTCCTGGCCATGGCTCCGACCGGCAGCATCAGCCTGCTGGCCGGCAACCTCTCCAGCGGCATAGAGCCGGTCTTCGACTTCCACCACCGGCGGCAGGTGCTAACGCCAGGGGGCGGCATCTGCTTCGAGGTGGAGGACTGGGCCCACGCCCTTTGGCGCCAGGGCGGCGCCAAGGCCCTGCCCGGGCACTTCGTCACCGCCCGCCAACTCAGCCCCAGGGCGCACCTGGCCATGGTGGCGGCCCTGCAGCCCTTCGTGGACAACAGCATTTCCAAGACGGTGAACATCCCCGCCGACTACCCCTTTGCCGATTTTGCCGCCCTCTACCAGGACGCCTACCGTCTTGGCCTCAAGGGCTGCACCTGCTTCAGGCCCAATGCCGTTACCAGCGCCGTACTCAGCACCGACAGCGAGCCCTGCTGTCAGCTGGAGGCGCCATGA
- a CDS encoding dienelactone hydrolase family protein: MMEFAYRPLTLQVGEARLEGNLTLVPASRALVVFAHGSGSSRFSPRNRQVAQFLNQAGLGTLLFDLLTQEEHRVDELTRGFRFDIPLLARRLVGTLDQLAATPQTASLSLGLFGASTGAAAALIAAAERPKRVAALVSRGGRVDLAGQALAEVQTPSLFIVGGEDREVLALNRQAMARIPGPCQLEVVEGATHLFEEPGALEQVMALAAAWFERHLLAEA; encoded by the coding sequence ATGATGGAGTTTGCTTATCGCCCTTTGACCCTCCAGGTAGGGGAAGCCCGCCTGGAGGGAAACCTGACGCTGGTGCCGGCCAGCCGGGCCCTGGTGGTCTTTGCCCATGGCAGTGGCAGCAGCCGCTTCAGCCCCCGCAACCGCCAGGTGGCGCAATTTCTGAACCAGGCCGGCCTCGGCACCCTGCTGTTCGATCTCCTGACCCAGGAAGAGCACAGGGTGGATGAGCTGACCCGGGGGTTTCGCTTCGACATACCGCTGCTGGCCCGCCGCCTGGTGGGCACCCTGGATCAGCTGGCGGCCACCCCCCAGACGGCCTCCCTTAGCCTCGGCCTCTTCGGCGCCAGCACCGGCGCTGCCGCTGCCCTTATCGCCGCCGCCGAGCGGCCAAAGCGGGTTGCCGCCCTGGTGTCCCGGGGAGGCAGGGTCGACCTGGCAGGCCAGGCCCTGGCCGAGGTCCAAACGCCCAGCCTCTTCATCGTCGGCGGCGAGGACAGGGAGGTGCTGGCCCTCAACCGCCAGGCCATGGCCAGGATCCCAGGCCCCTGCCAGCTGGAGGTGGTCGAGGGGGCCACGCACCTCTTCGAGGAGCCCGGCGCCTTGGAGCAAGTGATGGCGCTGGCTGCCGCCTGGTTTGAGCGCCACCTGCTGGCCGAGGCCTGA
- a CDS encoding c-type cytochrome, translated as MKPLKMAVTLALGLVAGACSNTERSRNLDDPAVPAQAMAQQACALCHGQGGRSTNPGFPKLAGQQAPYLEGQLKAFRGKNRSDPAGEQYMWGLSKTLTDEQIAGLASYYAAQTPGAADAGADPALAAEGKTIFEKGVPEEQVPACNSCHGSSGQGNGVIPRIAGQHGDYLRKQLLIFQGTEQRPDGVAMKMVTHKLSDHQMQALAAYIQGLSAG; from the coding sequence ATGAAGCCTCTCAAGATGGCTGTGACCCTGGCCCTTGGCCTGGTAGCCGGCGCCTGCTCAAACACAGAGCGCTCCCGTAACCTCGATGATCCGGCCGTCCCGGCCCAGGCCATGGCGCAGCAGGCTTGCGCCCTCTGCCATGGGCAGGGCGGCCGTTCCACCAACCCGGGCTTTCCAAAACTGGCCGGCCAGCAGGCCCCTTACCTGGAGGGCCAGCTCAAGGCGTTTCGCGGCAAGAACCGCAGCGATCCTGCCGGTGAACAGTACATGTGGGGCCTCAGCAAGACCCTCACCGATGAGCAGATCGCAGGCCTCGCCAGCTATTACGCCGCCCAGACGCCAGGGGCCGCGGACGCTGGTGCCGATCCGGCCCTGGCCGCCGAGGGCAAGACCATTTTCGAAAAAGGGGTACCCGAAGAGCAGGTACCTGCCTGCAACAGCTGCCACGGCAGTAGCGGCCAGGGCAACGGGGTCATCCCCAGGATCGCCGGCCAACATGGCGACTACCTGCGCAAACAGCTGCTGATCTTCCAGGGTACCGAGCAGCGCCCCGACGGGGTGGCCATGAAGATGGTGACCCACAAGCTCAGCGACCACCAGATGCAGGCCCTGGCCGCCTATATCCAGGGGCTGTCAGCGGGCTGA